The following is a genomic window from Vitis vinifera cultivar Pinot Noir 40024 chromosome 6, ASM3070453v1.
aattataaatatttttaatttaatagtttatatatatatataaaccataATTATGACAACATCCGTTCAACCGCGACTCCATAATCAGTCTGAACCGTCCACTTGTTAAGTAACCCATCCAGTTCCAAAAACATTAGTAAAATGGATCCAATGCCTCCCACCGTATACTGGGTTGGGTTGTACAATATTAGTGGAAGAGGGTGGCGTTTGACGAAACTGGGGTTGGAGGAGAGAGTTGGAACTGAGGGCGGAGAAGCTCTGGGGAAGCAAGCAAGTGGTTGATGGCAGGCCTAAGCCCTAGTGGTGGAATTAATGTGTTCTGGCACGAGGGGATGCTGAAGCACGACACAGGAATTGGGGTGTTCGACACTGGAATGGACCCTGGCTTCCTGGACGTCCTCGAAAAGCACCCAGAAAACTCTGAGAGGCTAAGGAACATGGTCTCCATCCTCAAAAGAGGCCCCATCTCTCCCTACATTTCTTGGCACTCCGGAACCCCAGCTCTCATCTCTCACTTGCTCTCTTTTCACACTCCAGGTCctcattcttctctttctccATTCATTCTCACTAATTTCTCAAATGGAAGGATTGAGTAGAGTAGAGAGGAAGGAAAAACTCTTTGGGCTCAAACTTTGTTTTATTTCCCTCtactcttttgttcttttcCCTTTCTAATCACTCCAATTACATATAATTGTACATATAGGGAAGAAAATATATTAGGATATTCTGTGAATTTCTTTGGAAAAATGAAATTGTGAATAAATGTTATGTGAATTCTTAAACATTACTCTAAAGTATAACAGAGAAATTGACAAATATCCAAGATAACACAAAACTGAGTTAAGATTTCTATTGGGAATCTTGGTTCCCATTAATATCATCAAAATGTCACtgataatatcattttctatTGGTCTTGGGTGGTAAGTATGGAAATCGAAAACATCATTAGGTTGCTTTTAGTTATTTGTATAAGCGACTAGCAGTGAGAAACAAAGATGATAGCCTAATGATGATTGGGGAGTCTGAATTATTTTGAGGGTTGTTTTATTAGCAAGGAGCATTGGTAGTCCGTTTGATTGCTTTGGAGTTGTAACAGTGGCTATTATGAGATAtgaaattttcttctcttttctttcccttgctaTTTTTTGTGAATTAAATAGAATACGGAAGAAAGATGGGGAAGAGGAGATTTATTTTGTTTAGTGGAAATTTGATGCATTCATCTTGATTACTTTTGGGGTTGATGTGGTCAGAGCTTGATATTGTATGTTTATTTCCCAGAATACATAAATGAACTAGTGCAAGCAGATAGAGATGGTGGAAAGGAGCTTTGTTCAGGAACTTTCTTGAATCCTGGCTCATGGGATGCTGCGCTTCTTGCTGCTGGTACTGCATTATCAGCAATGAAGCATATACTCGATGGGCATGGCAAAATTGCATATGCATTGGTTAGACCTCCTGGTCACCATGCTCAGCCCAGTCAAGCTGATGGGTATTGCTTCCTAAACAATGCGGGTCTTGCTGTTCAGTTAGCTTTAAATTCTGGGTGTGCAAAGGTTGCAGTTATTGACATTGATGTTCATTATGGGAATGGGACAGCTGAGGGCTTCTATCACTCTGATAAAGTTCTTACCATCTCACTTCATATGAATCATGGTTCATGGGGTCCATCTCATCCGCAGTCTGGTTCTGTTGATGAGATCGGTGTAGGGGAAGGGTTTGGGTATAATTTGAACATACCTCTACCAAATGGAACGGGAGATCGGGGATATGCATATGCCATGAACCAGTTGGTTGTTCCAGCCATTCAAAAGTATGAGCCTGAAATGATGGTGCTGGTTGTTGGACAGGATTCAAGTGCTGTAAGTTAGCCTTTGTTTATTCTTATTTGACATTTATAtctaaattattaaacttatagGAGAATTTATTTTAGAGGCAGGGTTATGTGCTCATATGCAAATAAAAATTTGGTGTGTATATACATGTGTGTGGGTGTGTTCAATTTGGAGGAGCATATAGGTGTGCTTCTTGGTAAGGACTCAAGTATGGACTATTGGCATTCAGATAAATGGAACTGTGGCCttgaaattaaaatactaaattGGGTGATATGCATAAGATAGAAGCATTTTCTTtactccacaaaaaaaaaaaaaaaacagatgaaAGGAAAACTGGCACCTAGATTACATTAAGGATCCACTTGTCTTGGTGAATGAATGGTGTGATAGACTTTAAATCACTGAATGAGCGAACAGTGAACTAACAGTTGGTATTCCAAATTTGTTAGATTGTCCTATGTTCCACTAAATTAAGAATATGATCCATTTGGTACTAGATTTAAAGATACAAAATAGGCAAGGATCTGGACCAGTTCATACAGATAAGGTGGCTGTGTCATTTATCAAGCAAAGAGATTACAATTTAAGCAAATACACTTTCTTCAACATGTATGAAATCCACTAtcagttcttttttttttacatgcaataattatttttttgaaaattgccCACTAAAAGGGGATGCATTCTATTATTTGCCAAGGAAAATGGACCTGGAAATTGATCCCTGAGAGAACCAACCCCCCACCAAGTGTCAtgtcaaaattttattctctaaCTGTTTCCACCAGTATGCTAGTGGCACTTCCAAAACATCCCATTCTTTTCAGATGACATATGCTAAAGCCCACACCATAACCACTGCCAACCCCTTGTATGTCAAAGTCCACACTATATATATTTCATCTAACCTAGGGTTTGATGAAAATAAACCACTACATATATTTCATCGTATATGTTGGcataaaatattctaaagttACTTATTGCAAATGCTCCATTCTATTATTAAACTTATGTAGTTCCTTTCTGTTTGAAGACTAACCATTGTGAATTTTAGTGTACTTAACATGTTTAGACCAAAAAGCAACTGATTAACAGTGTCaacattattaattttcaatgaaGGACATTATCCACATGGATTGTAGTGATGATGCATGATTTGAAGATGCATTGTATCCTTTTTTCTGAACATCacagataattaaaattttcaatgaagGACATTATCCACATGGATTGTAGTGATGATGCATGATTTGAAGATGCATTGTATCCTTTTTTCTGAACATCACAGATAATTAACTTATTTGGAATGAGCAAAACTGAATTGACACTAAGAACTCTAGGCTTCAAAGTGAAGTTAATATTCTTCCTgtccaggaaaaaaaaaagtttatcaCATTCATTGTGCACCACAAACTTTTGGAAACCCTAAAAAAGCACATGGCAGACATTTGTTGCAGGAAGAGAATAAATAGGTGTAATTTTTGCatacctaataaaaaaattgaagtgtcaACTTGAGGAAATCCCCACATCCTCTTGGTGAGGCTTTGTTCCATCTTGACAGTCCTTGCTTGATTTTTTGATAAGCTTAGCTTAACATTTGGAATGCATGAATTTTGAGAAGTACCTTAAATTATGCTTCATCGTGTTAGAGGTTGCTTGGGTGTgcatttataatattgaaaataaaattttcagttGTAAGCAGACCAAAGTGATTTTTCCCATTCTGTCCCACTGGGTAAAACCAGAGAATTGTCATTGTCTCCAGGTGCAGAAATCCACTTTGTTTATGTATCCTTTGAAGAACTGCATGGTTAAAATTTTATCCCAGCATCAAGATTCACCATGATTGCCCTACTTCAACTGTGATTTatgatattgaaaattttaatgcaGAATCTGTCCAGGTGACTCCAGAAATACTCTGTTATTGCTTTGtatatgtaaaatcaagaattCTAACATTGATGTTGATACAAGTCAAGTTTGCTTATTAATTATGCTGCTTCTGCTCTAGTTTGATCCGAATGGAAGGCAATGCTTGACAATGGAGGGCTATAGAGAGATTGGTCAAATAGTTCGTAAGCTCGCTGATAAGTATAGTGATGGACATCTTCTGATTGTCCAAGAAGGTGGATATCAGGTTACATACTCAGCTTATTGTCTTCATGCTACACTTGAAGGTGTTCTCAATCTTCCAAGTCCTCTATTATCTGATCCCATTGCTTATTACCCTGAAGACGAGCTAATGACCACAAAAGTTATTGATGCTATTAAAAAGTTCCAAAACAGCACTGCCCCATTCTTAAAAGGAGGTTAATCGGGGGGTATTTTGTTGAAATCACATGTTGAGTTTGTAACCTGTTTCTTGGTGTAGCTTAAATCTTATATCAGAAATCTAGTGATCAAATTAGGAACATCTGTTATTTGAATTAGAGAAGTCACTGTTACTGCttagggtgtttttttttttctttccttcttgtttcttcaaattggtaaattgtaatatatattagagaagaaaaagaggtTATTGATAAGGGTGGTGCCCTCTGTTGTGGGTACATCTTTATTGGATTCTCTTATCtatcaaacaaaaagaaaaaggttctTTTATAATCTCATTATAGAGGATGGACCATCCATAAGTAGGATTATTAGgagaaatgtttttcttttccaaatgaGATTTGTGCAGCCGTCCAATCTATTCTTGGATTATTCAATAGATTTTCAGTTATTTCCAAAAGGGTGCAATTATATCTAAATTTATGATTTGATGATACTGTTACTATTTTGCATAAATGCAAAAGCCACATTTGTTGGTTGATGCCATTGAATTACATTTGTTATGCTTGGTTGATACCACAATTGTTATTCAATAGATCAATTCATTACTTCATTTACATGAGCAAGCTCAAGTGTTATGCTTGTAATCAtggcttattattattttgcatgTGATAGAAAAGTCACATTTGTTGGTTGGTTCTAATGAATTGCAATTGGTTTAATTAGACCTCATTTATGTGAGCAAGCTCAATTGCTATGGTGGTAATTAGTTGCAAATACTCGCAATGTTCTAAGTGAACATGAGGCCAGCAACCTTAAACAAGGTATGCATATTTGATTCATTGAAATCATCCTTTCAACTGGTTTTGTGCTCACAGTAGCATTACCATATGGTTTCATCTGTTCTATTTATTCTGAGTACGCACTTCTGTAGAATATGGTTGGAAGCTACTGATCCATATTGGTATTTTGACGATGATTCATGGCTGCCAAAATTTTCTGCATGATTCACATATTTATTTGCTGCCCCACAATTGTCATTAGTAGAGAATATCAATAAAAGGGTGAAAGGACTGGATTGACCCCAACTACAATAAGTCTTTAGGGCCTGTTGATGATTTCCTTGATTGCTATTATATTTCTGTCACAAGGAAAATATAACCAATATTGCCCTAGGTTGTATTTCTATCATTTGCCTTTAGTTTTATAGTCGACTCAAAGCTGAAGCCTATGTCTACTGCATGAGACACACACCCTCTTCTGTCACACTGCTCTTTTGAGGTTGTATCTTCCATTAGAATGGTGATCTCTCACATAGGTCAAGGCAAGAAGTTTCTCAAACTTCATATTTAAATAGTGATCAATTGAGAATATATTTCAATTTGGACTGCTAATTATTTGCATTCAACCCGAACTCTCAGTCCAACTTGTGAGTCAAAAGCTTTCCTGTAACTCAATTCAGCTTGTAATTGTCCAGAGAACTCCTAGGAAATGTCCTTGTATTTTTACAACAATCTCTGTCTCTCTCTGTTACCACTACAATCTGTGTTTCAGTTTATTAGTTGTTTTCTCTCTGCTGTTGGTTTTATGGCTCACAGAgttaaggaatttgaaatggGTAATAAGGATTTCTCGGTTTTATGACATTTTGTGGAATGGGTGGAAGCTGTTGCCTTTGCCCTTGTCTCAGAAGATTTGAAGTGGGTATTGGAATTTATTAGCTTTCTGTGACTCGTCTTTGTCGCTCTGCTTCTTGTGATGAAGGAGGCCCGACCCACATTGTAAGTTGAGAATATGTATGAGTTAGCTTTTTGACTCTTTTGCATTTGgaggaaattatttttcttgggtACGTGTAATAATGCTATACCCCAAAATTTCCAACTTTGTTGGCAATATGAACTTCTATGAGAGGCCGACTCAATGTGATTCAAATTGCCGTCTAAATAACAAGGTGGTAGAGTTTGTGTCCTCTAGAGAACAAGATACAGAGATGGAGCAGATGAATTCGTGGAGTTTTGAATTGTGGGGCAAATAGGATGAACTTGGTTTTAGCTTAACTTTAGTTTTGAAACGTGCTCCCGGCCTAGGGCGGACCTCATAGTTGCCCACCCCTCTCTCCTCTGCGGTCTTGCTCAAGATTTGAGCTAAACCCATGGAAACATATACCAAAggatttaggttatgtttgattgatGGGATATGGCGTAGGATAAGATAAAGGCAAAATATGAGATGATATGCCCTATACATATTTAGTTAGTAATAAAATAGAATGAATCTTCTAACTTTATCATATCTCCAAATGacacaaaaataatgaagatatCTTATCCAACATCTTTTGTAAGAGATATAATtcctttcattcattttctttgctCTTCTCCATTTTTGCatattactaatttttcaaaataaaaaaagtttgattaaaaaaatttatgtgaataataaaacctaaaataatattaatatatagtaTTGTTTTAtgtattgtaaattttttttacttattaaaaaaaaatagaatccttttgatttttttcttctatttttaaaaataaaaagtaataacttTTGTATAAAATGTATAAACCTTTAAAGGTTTATAATGAAAAAgtaatgattaaaatatgtttaaaaaattaaggtattaattttttttttactattttaaattttaaaaattttttaaagtaattttaaagcacataaattaagtataaactttttagaaaagaatttatacattttatgtAACTGTTGtataactttttgtttttttttaaaaaaagtacaTAGATTTACTTGTTAAATTATAGAAttatagaattatttttaaataatactaaatatgggagatgttttatttttttctaatagtaaatatttaaaaaaattggtattttttttaattgtaaatataaaattaaggtATTTTTTTGCaatgcattcccactcgatggcacgactcgttttttatttgtgaaaaatttatttttagaaaagacttggacgccatttattttgttttattttttaaaggaaaattaaaataaaaaagaaaaaccctaagtgcgactcctaaTAAGAAAAAACGGTCTGTGAAAATCAAGTGTGGTTCTAGGGGTCGAGTTAGCTATTGAGAAGGTAAGACGACAagtcgtagcacccctctaaaccccctaaaaatgggtccctactaaataaggtgaggcAAATAAggcaattgataaggaaatcaatgtaTACCAATTAATAATTACATAATGAACTCAAGTCATGTAtagagaataaataaacaaagtgagagtaGGAACGTACCTTATCAACAAATAATAGTgtgctatcatggaaacaaggttaacCCAAGTATAAAATAATCGCATGCATGTCGGAGTAGGGCATAAATCAATCAATATCAATCACAGATGTTGGGCCCCACCAAtgcccaattgattttgcatgaattaatctcataaattccattattttggaattatgaaaattgtattCATGCTTATTCAAAATGTGAAAAtcgaatatttatttaaaatcgagaaaaaagtgaaaaatgctagcaaagagaaaatgacaacaaaatttattgaaattggGAATTTTAGTGCTAAAATAGTTTGAATATGAGCTTTTAAAACTTGgttaattttaattgaattttttttttttttaaatattcaaaaaccTGTAAATTCCcgtcaaaataagaaaataaaatcaagaggGAGGCAAGCTAGCCATACATGCATGAGTAGGTCCCAGGGTGGAGAGGTGTGGGTGATTGCATGTGGAGGCTTTTATAGATTGCTGATAAACTAGAAAAGAACTTACCAATCTTCCACTGTTGAATTAAACATCTCTATGAATGTTCATCTCTTAATGAACTTAGCAACTCAATGAGTTAGTCCCACTTGAAATGGCATCATTAAAGACAACCAATATATCTTGATTTCTGCAAGACGAGCTATGTCCACGAATTGACTGTCCTAATGCTCTTCCTAGCCTAACTGATCtgttgaaaacccatcccttaTAGCTTTAAACAACATCCACCTAAGCCTAGAAAATAAATCCGATCAATAACATGTAAAAACCAAGCGCATACTACTCTTGCATGCCCATCATCATTCCATGAAGTGCTTCAAAGTCACGACTTTACCACTATATTTTTGCTCAACCTAATAAACCGTTGATTGAAATTCTTGTCCCATTTTGAACCTCATCGTGTATTCTCCTATTACGAAAGTTGGTTCCATTTTCTTCTAACTCCATATTACTCTTCTCAATGTAAATAGGAGGTTAAGCGAACTGTATCTTAGCAAGCTTAATTCAGGATAGCATATCATCTTCTTCATGGTTATTAGAAATTACTTATTCGAAAGCAAGCCACTTTTAGCATTCCCAATCCATACCAAATTGATGGTAAGCATTAGTGTTGATTGGCGAAGCATGTATCCTAACTACTTGCTCGTACAATGCCATCAAAGTCCCTATTGTTTCCTAAAGCATGTCGTAGCGATAGTCATCACATGTGATGTTTGGTAGTAGCATCTATTCAAACTGAACGCCTCTCCACTGATTTTGTTTCTTTAGCAAAACAATCCACATCAAGCTCCACTGCTCTTAGGTTCCTGTTTTCAAAAACCTCTACTCCTTCATAGGTTGACACTTCATGCATCAATGCCCGAATAGTCTTTGATACACCACCTAGgtcaaaatcatttaaatttgaaatatgaagGTCCATTCCGATAGGATCAATTACCTTCAATCCCAATTTCAAAGTATTTCTAGAGATTTGCCTTTTGAATCCTTTCTTGAGTGTCAAAATGGTTGTGTGATAATTGTGGGTACCCCCATAAATAGGGGTAATGGGCTTATCTAAGACTATCCTCTGCATCTTTTGTGTTGGGTCAGCTTAGCCTAGGATTAAAGCCTAACTAGCATGAATGGCCTAGCAAGAAAAGTAGCAAAGTAACACGTGGAAGAATCATCCATGAGTAGTGGAGAAGATTAGCACTTGGGGCTGTAACTActtgaaatggaaaaaagagaatgaataaTGGGGAAGAAAGTGCCCCTAGAGTCTCCGTACTTATCAATAGATGGAGAATATATGAATGCAACTGGTCAAGCCATAGGAGGTAAGAAAAAAcattacaaaaaattattctttttcaaaaaataacaaaacCCCAACCGACTTGACCATAGGAGGAAGTTATCCTGAGGTAACATCAGGTGAGCCTTGGGTGGCAAGTAAAAGAAAACATGTGGTGAGAAGAGGACTACAACTCAAGAGATTTTTAGCTCCAACAAGTGGCATCGTCTATGGGAAAGTTCTACGTCAAAGTATCATTTTCACTTTGAACTAAACGTAGACCTCTTTTTGTTTAGAGTTGAAAGCCAGGCAATAGGAGATAGTCAGTTGTAGTATTCAATTAGTACAACAACTCTTCGAAGGGCCACAACCTCGAAAAACTCTTCGTGAGGATTTCAAAAGGCATCAGACGAAACAGGAAAAAGAATGGAATTCATCCTTGCTCAGATTGAGTTTCTAAGGCAAGAAAATTCCTTGCTGCAAACATAGCTTGAAGATCAACATGCTCATATTCAAATGTTGCATCAATCAACAAACAATCTTGATCATTTATGCCAGCAGAACAATGATAATGTGGTGAAGCCTTTAGATCACGTAGTTCCCCTTGGTCAAACTCCTCACACCATTTTAAACTCGCACGAAGGACATCACCCATCTGACCCTAGGATCCCGAGAATGCTAGTTACTAAAGGCGTCGATGAGACAGACAGTACCTCTCGACGAAGGCCCCAACCCCCATTATATTTGAACCTAGAAAACCAACAATAGATGAGGTTGCCCTGTATTAAGGTCATAGGAGGGATGGCTTAGCCCCTATCCTTTGTAGTTTAACTCCCTCACGAACATCCGAACAAGTTACCCTTAGGAGCCACAACTCGTTGTCAAAATGATATGATGACAACGCCATTCGCTCAACATATTTTGATGTATGCACCCCCAAGAGTGTACACCATTTCTAAGTTCATCATGTATGATGGTACATATGATCCATTCGATCATCTAATGCATTATCGGTAAATGATGATGCTAGATATCGACAACGATGAACTCCTTTGTAAGGTCTTCCCAGTAAGCTTTCAGGGCACCACCCTAGCTTGGTTCGACCAACTACCCCTTAATTCTATTCACTCATTTGGGAAGATGTTAAAAGTCTTTGTAGCTCACTATTTGTCCTCAACGAGGTAGAAGTTTAACATAAGCAGTCTTCAAAACCTGAAGAAGATAGAAAGTGAGTCTTTGCACGAGTTCATGCACAAGTTCAGCCAAACAATGCTCCAGGTAGAAACGTGTAGTATGGACGCTTTACTACAAGCCTTTAAATGTAGCATTGGACCGGGGACCTTTATCTTTGAATCTTTCTCTAAAAAGCCACTAAAGAGagttaatgatttttttaggaGGGCCAACAAGTATGCTATGTTGGAAGAAGATTTACAGGTTGAAACCAACCTCGTCTTAGCATCGACACAGATAGCACAAGCAAGAAAAGATGCAAGGAATAAAAGTAAGGGCCCGGGAAACCCCTCATAAGGCAAGAAGCAGCGTAGGAATGAAGAAAGCCAAAGACCA
Proteins encoded in this region:
- the LOC100255252 gene encoding histone deacetylase 8, translated to MAGLSPSGGINVFWHEGMLKHDTGIGVFDTGMDPGFLDVLEKHPENSERLRNMVSILKRGPISPYISWHSGTPALISHLLSFHTPEYINELVQADRDGGKELCSGTFLNPGSWDAALLAAGTALSAMKHILDGHGKIAYALVRPPGHHAQPSQADGYCFLNNAGLAVQLALNSGCAKVAVIDIDVHYGNGTAEGFYHSDKVLTISLHMNHGSWGPSHPQSGSVDEIGVGEGFGYNLNIPLPNGTGDRGYAYAMNQLVVPAIQKYEPEMMVLVVGQDSSAFDPNGRQCLTMEGYREIGQIVRKLADKYSDGHLLIVQEGGYQVTYSAYCLHATLEGVLNLPSPLLSDPIAYYPEDELMTTKVIDAIKKFQNSTAPFLKGG